From Halobacillus sp. Marseille-Q1614, the proteins below share one genomic window:
- a CDS encoding SMP-30/gluconolactonase/LRE family protein: MNAELVVNSQSTLGEGPCWDPENQHFYWVDILEKKIHRLDTVTKEREEITLESYVGAAALKQNGGLIVALMTGLYELNWNSKSLHLIEDPESNLPGNRFNDGKCDPYGRFWAGTMDAEENKTSGALYCLDVNGELRKKIDNVGISNGITWSPDHKIMYFIDTPTGKVVKYDYCLKTGEISSPIPVITFPDDVGFPDGMTIDTEGMLWIAHYSGGGVSRWNPETGEQLNFISVPAVNVTSCTFGGKNIDELYVTTARKDMNEEQLSQYPYAGGVFKIKTTVKGITNFPYRGI, encoded by the coding sequence ATGAATGCCGAACTAGTCGTAAACAGTCAATCAACTCTTGGTGAAGGACCGTGCTGGGACCCTGAGAACCAGCATTTCTACTGGGTAGATATATTAGAAAAGAAAATCCATCGTCTTGATACAGTAACAAAAGAGCGGGAAGAAATTACCCTTGAAAGCTATGTGGGGGCGGCTGCTTTAAAGCAAAATGGCGGACTGATTGTCGCCTTAATGACGGGCTTATATGAGCTGAACTGGAACTCAAAATCATTACATCTGATCGAAGACCCGGAATCAAACCTGCCGGGAAATCGTTTTAATGACGGGAAATGTGATCCCTATGGACGATTTTGGGCTGGAACAATGGATGCGGAAGAAAACAAAACTTCCGGCGCTTTGTACTGCCTTGACGTAAATGGCGAGCTCAGAAAAAAAATAGACAATGTTGGGATCTCAAATGGGATCACCTGGTCACCTGATCATAAGATCATGTATTTTATTGATACACCAACAGGTAAAGTTGTGAAATATGATTACTGCTTAAAAACAGGTGAAATTTCAAGCCCGATACCTGTGATTACATTCCCGGACGATGTTGGTTTTCCAGATGGCATGACGATCGATACTGAAGGTATGCTTTGGATTGCCCATTATTCAGGCGGTGGAGTCTCGCGCTGGAACCCAGAGACAGGGGAGCAGCTTAATTTCATCTCGGTGCCTGCTGTGAATGTGACTTCCTGTACGTTTGGCGGTAAGAACATAGATGAATTGTATGTTACAACAGCGAGAAAAGACATGAATGAAGAACAATTGAGCCAATATCCCTATGCAGGCGGTGTATTTAAAATAAAAACTACAGTAAAAGGCATAACGAATTTTCCTTATCGAGGGATCTAG
- a CDS encoding PH domain-containing protein, with amino-acid sequence MGLLDGLMGNASKVDEEKLGKELEGVLIEEEKVESGYKVLRDSFIFTNKRLILVDKQGMTGKKVEYHSIPYNSITHFSTETAGSFDLESELKIWLSGQSAPIQKLFKKDSPIEEVQRMLAKYVLK; translated from the coding sequence ATGGGACTGCTCGATGGACTAATGGGTAACGCCAGTAAAGTAGATGAAGAGAAACTTGGCAAAGAACTTGAAGGAGTTCTTATTGAAGAGGAAAAGGTAGAAAGCGGATATAAAGTGTTAAGAGACTCTTTTATTTTTACAAACAAACGACTTATTTTAGTAGATAAGCAAGGGATGACTGGGAAGAAAGTAGAATACCACTCGATTCCTTATAATAGTATTACTCACTTCAGCACGGAAACTGCCGGCAGCTTTGACCTTGAATCTGAATTGAAAATTTGGCTGTCCGGGCAATCGGCACCGATCCAGAAGCTCTTTAAGAAAGACAGTCCGATTGAGGAAGTGCAGAGAATGCTCGCTAAATATGTTCTCAAGTAA